A window of Pirellula sp. SH-Sr6A contains these coding sequences:
- a CDS encoding sensor histidine kinase: MLLAITALGGASIGFLAQLPIRQKRLEHWRSEQTQHAIHDLRTIERLSQELGIERLPLLLQDLELGELRWESVDLAEPPLTPTWSQEPNGFTRMRLRHSWIDSDDQARNIILIRRFENLETSKSIGDGSLSIALGTIGGLLLGGVLLVFRKARESEVNWLQSTAKALREGKSNLEKPISNWVPDRIVYGVYAISDSMKQQIDSVRASYENSSRAMSNMPIGILSFDEELRLNFANPAGTRLLGIDRAEMGKKILDVLRIPAIIDCVQSTHETGQAKEIEYELTSEKRWLRIRTQPLRIGQLHSQTKETNLHPVLLTVTDETRLKQLENLRRDFTANVSHELKTPLSAIKAYAETLQMGASEDPEARARFIERISEQATRLDVLIRDLLQLTRLQSQPDKPKLYSLKIFDLLEAALEDHRPIAEKRGVSLLLDCDPVITVRSDLESLQTVVNNLLSNAIRYNKPEGKVHIRVLPGASTCSVFFHDTGIGIPPGDIDRVFERFYRVEKARSQDLGGTGLGLAIVKHVCQSIDAEISVRSKWNEGSVFELKLPIASPELP; this comes from the coding sequence GTGTTGCTCGCCATCACCGCCTTGGGGGGCGCATCGATTGGATTCCTTGCCCAGCTTCCTATCCGCCAAAAGCGATTGGAACACTGGCGGAGCGAACAAACCCAGCATGCGATTCACGACCTTCGCACGATCGAACGTCTTTCCCAAGAATTGGGGATCGAGCGATTGCCCCTGCTGCTCCAGGATTTGGAATTGGGAGAACTCCGATGGGAATCGGTCGATCTCGCCGAACCACCGCTTACACCGACCTGGTCGCAGGAACCAAACGGCTTCACTCGGATGCGATTGCGTCACAGCTGGATCGATTCCGACGACCAAGCCCGCAATATCATCCTCATTCGGCGATTCGAGAACTTAGAGACAAGCAAATCGATAGGCGATGGCTCGCTCAGCATCGCCCTCGGGACGATCGGAGGACTTCTCCTCGGGGGTGTCCTCCTCGTATTTCGCAAGGCCCGTGAAAGCGAAGTGAATTGGTTGCAATCCACCGCCAAGGCACTGCGAGAAGGGAAATCGAATTTGGAGAAACCGATTTCCAACTGGGTTCCCGACCGAATCGTCTATGGTGTCTATGCGATCTCGGACTCGATGAAACAGCAGATTGATAGCGTGCGTGCTTCGTACGAGAATTCATCCCGAGCGATGTCCAACATGCCGATTGGCATTCTCTCGTTCGATGAGGAATTGCGATTGAACTTCGCCAATCCGGCTGGCACCCGACTGCTGGGCATCGATCGGGCCGAGATGGGAAAAAAGATCTTGGACGTCCTGCGTATACCTGCCATCATCGATTGCGTTCAATCGACCCATGAGACAGGTCAGGCCAAGGAAATCGAATACGAACTCACCTCGGAAAAACGCTGGCTTCGAATTCGAACCCAACCTCTCCGCATCGGGCAATTGCATTCGCAAACCAAAGAGACGAACCTCCATCCGGTCCTCCTGACCGTCACCGATGAAACGCGTCTGAAGCAACTTGAAAACCTGCGCCGCGATTTCACTGCGAACGTTTCGCATGAACTCAAGACCCCGTTGTCTGCCATCAAGGCCTATGCGGAGACGCTGCAGATGGGGGCGAGCGAGGATCCTGAGGCGAGGGCACGCTTCATCGAGCGCATCAGCGAGCAAGCGACGCGACTCGATGTCTTGATCCGAGACTTGCTGCAGCTGACCCGTTTGCAGTCGCAGCCAGACAAGCCCAAGCTTTACTCACTCAAGATCTTCGATCTACTCGAAGCCGCCTTGGAAGACCATCGTCCGATCGCGGAGAAGCGGGGAGTTTCTCTGCTGCTAGATTGCGACCCTGTCATCACGGTTCGATCCGACCTGGAATCGCTTCAGACAGTTGTCAACAATTTGCTCAGCAACGCCATCCGTTACAACAAACCGGAAGGCAAGGTGCATATCCGAGTGCTCCCAGGCGCATCTACTTGTTCGGTGTTTTTTCACGACACAGGCATTGGGATTCCGCCAGGCGACATCGATCGAGTCTTCGAGCGATTTTATCGAGTCGAGAAAGCGCGATCGCAAGATCTAGGCGGGACCGGTCTTGGGCTTGCGATTGTCAAGCACGTGTGCCAATCGATCGATGCGGAGATCTCT